In the Alteromonas sp. M12 genome, one interval contains:
- the rhaM gene encoding L-rhamnose mutarotase: MRSKKMEKVAFVMTLLPGFEAEYEKRHDEIWPELVTALKEAGVSDYSIFLEKESNKLFAVLKRTSNHKMDELPLEPIVKKWWAYMADIMETNEDNSPVVNSIPCVFHLN; the protein is encoded by the coding sequence ATGAGAAGCAAAAAAATGGAAAAAGTCGCATTTGTTATGACCTTACTACCAGGATTTGAGGCTGAATATGAAAAACGACATGATGAAATTTGGCCTGAGTTGGTAACAGCCTTAAAAGAGGCAGGCGTGTCAGACTACTCGATATTTTTAGAAAAAGAATCGAACAAGCTATTTGCTGTGCTAAAACGAACATCAAATCACAAAATGGACGAATTACCACTTGAGCCAATCGTAAAGAAATGGTGGGCATATATGGCTGACATTATGGAAACCAATGAAGATAACTCGCCAGTAGTTAACTCAATTCCGTGTGTTTTTCATCTAAATTAA
- a CDS encoding DUF4861 family protein — MQMKFKLPLLALAVSTVLIACSTKQTDNDAQLTANKSEVKAYARFVPERRDDFAWENDRVAFRVYGPAAPLKGHSSGVDAWFKKVDYSIIDKWYENYVNGISYHEDRGEGYDPYHTGISRGVGGTAIWLDGQAYTAHSFKRYKVIESGNDKVAFELEYEWYTPLGIVKEIKTISLPMGTQLFQVDSVFTLDGKPSALPIAIGVATHDEKAKVSYNKEKGRISAWEVIDDLGVGTGALLDPSKVEDIKHLPSDVKDESHIWMFTTTDQQGRLSYKAGFAWEGAGKITNSQAWQKYLDNVNN, encoded by the coding sequence ATGCAAATGAAATTTAAGTTACCTTTACTTGCGTTAGCCGTGAGTACAGTATTAATCGCTTGTTCTACCAAGCAAACTGACAATGACGCTCAATTAACAGCGAACAAATCAGAAGTTAAAGCCTATGCTCGCTTTGTACCAGAGCGCCGAGATGACTTTGCGTGGGAAAATGACCGCGTAGCCTTTCGCGTTTACGGCCCCGCGGCTCCACTTAAAGGACATTCAAGTGGTGTAGATGCCTGGTTTAAAAAAGTAGACTATTCGATTATCGATAAATGGTACGAAAACTATGTGAATGGTATTTCATACCATGAAGATCGTGGTGAGGGTTATGACCCGTATCATACCGGAATTAGTCGTGGTGTCGGTGGTACAGCTATTTGGTTAGATGGACAAGCCTATACTGCTCACAGTTTCAAACGCTACAAGGTAATAGAAAGTGGTAATGACAAAGTTGCTTTTGAACTGGAATATGAATGGTACACCCCACTTGGAATAGTGAAAGAGATAAAAACGATTTCATTGCCAATGGGGACGCAATTATTCCAAGTCGATTCCGTTTTTACACTTGACGGTAAACCTAGTGCCCTACCCATCGCGATTGGTGTTGCCACACATGACGAAAAAGCCAAAGTGTCTTACAACAAAGAAAAAGGACGTATTTCTGCTTGGGAGGTAATTGATGATTTGGGAGTCGGTACAGGCGCGTTACTCGATCCTTCTAAGGTTGAAGATATTAAACATCTTCCAAGCGACGTTAAAGACGAAAGCCACATTTGGATGTTTACCACAACGGACCAGCAAGGGAGATTATCATACAAAGCAGGATTTGCTTGGGAAGGCGCGGGTAAAATTACGAACAGTCAAGCCTGGCAAAAGTATTTAGATAACGTCAACAATTAA
- a CDS encoding alpha-hydroxy acid oxidase — translation MMLRNCHNYHDLRKLAKSRLPGPIFNYIDGGADDEVTMRRNSEAFQTCDLIPRVLKGVKDIDLSVKVMGQHLDLPVYLSPTALQRLFHHQGERATAAAAEKFGTMFGVSSLGTVSMEEISQQNNSPQIYQFYFHKDRGLNNAMMQRAKESNVNVMMLTVDSITGGNRERDLRTGFSIPFRLNLSGLWQFASRPMWGINYLTHEKFSLPQLDAHIDMSGGVSSIGDYFTNMLDPSMNWKDVEEMVKFWDGEFCLKGVMSVEDARRAVDIGCTGIVISNHGGRQLDGSRSSFDHLAEIVDAVGDKIDVVFDSGVQRGTHVLKALALGAKAVGLGRYYLFALAAAGQAGVERAMTLLVAEIERDMRLMGCSKISDLNRDHVRFR, via the coding sequence ATGATGTTACGCAACTGCCACAACTACCATGACTTAAGGAAGTTAGCGAAAAGTCGGCTGCCAGGACCGATATTTAATTATATTGATGGTGGCGCTGACGACGAAGTTACAATGCGTCGCAACTCTGAAGCTTTTCAGACTTGTGACCTTATTCCGCGGGTTTTGAAAGGTGTAAAAGATATTGACTTAAGTGTTAAAGTCATGGGGCAGCATCTTGACTTGCCAGTGTATTTATCCCCGACCGCGCTACAGCGTTTATTTCATCATCAGGGCGAGCGCGCCACCGCTGCTGCAGCGGAAAAATTCGGCACTATGTTCGGTGTATCATCGCTTGGCACAGTGAGCATGGAAGAAATTTCGCAACAAAACAACAGCCCTCAAATATATCAATTTTATTTCCACAAAGATCGCGGTCTTAACAATGCCATGATGCAAAGAGCCAAAGAATCAAACGTCAACGTGATGATGTTAACCGTAGATTCTATTACTGGTGGAAACAGGGAGCGGGATTTACGTACAGGGTTTTCCATTCCATTTAGGCTTAACTTAAGCGGGCTTTGGCAATTTGCGAGTAGGCCTATGTGGGGAATTAACTATTTAACACATGAAAAGTTCTCGTTACCGCAACTTGATGCTCACATAGATATGAGCGGGGGAGTGAGCTCAATTGGCGACTATTTTACTAATATGTTGGACCCATCTATGAACTGGAAAGATGTAGAGGAAATGGTGAAGTTCTGGGATGGTGAATTTTGTTTGAAAGGTGTAATGAGTGTGGAAGATGCTAGGCGCGCCGTCGATATTGGTTGTACCGGTATCGTTATTTCAAACCACGGGGGGCGTCAACTCGATGGCTCTCGCAGTTCTTTTGACCACTTAGCCGAAATAGTTGATGCAGTTGGTGACAAGATTGATGTTGTTTTTGATAGTGGCGTCCAACGAGGTACACACGTGCTCAAAGCGTTAGCATTAGGTGCTAAAGCAGTGGGCTTAGGACGTTACTACCTTTTTGCGCTCGCCGCAGCAGGCCAAGCAGGTGTAGAACGCGCCATGACGTTACTTGTAGCTGAAATTGAGCGTGATATGCGGCTAATGGGCTGTTCTAAAATAAGCGATTTAAATCGGGACCACGTTAGGTTTAGGTAG
- a CDS encoding cellulase family glycosylhydrolase — protein sequence MYINLLGFLIVLLLQIVSFSTSATIKHGLRDAQDRHMIPRGFVANTNDHAGAVDFQPQDYLRMSRMGANVQVIRLEMGRLSRFGNGSFEPAYMERLKRGTKLAREAGIKTVFKLTVYGTGGFSWEALWRNKNNEQEIYIDAWRHVWEAFKDDEYVIGYDLVNEPRKLEMDISYDDLTNKYLLPFYEKIIDAALPYSDQKKFLIQTVFMNKGDAINRNQYHEIKQKINRKNIVFAPHIYQENIDYIGPTMQRFDKEADMLEAPILVGEWGFPTFVTTDGSVKEQLNYIEFYIKTAEIFDEMGIGAIKAWFLGNRSYQNFLPGGESTWAIFSDKQAVGTVERKYITDIIARPYPQLIAGDIQSFMFHFATRTLDLNIRTDNKRGASKIFIAADRHYPDGFSVHVGDDLILSKSPLALGFTVHHSSSNTDVSNFIWDESKQQLVVLAWPKDNAEINVKVSPGIFEFEDPKAKNN from the coding sequence ATGTACATTAACCTTTTGGGATTTTTAATCGTATTGTTGTTACAAATTGTTAGCTTTAGCACCAGTGCAACTATTAAGCATGGACTTAGAGACGCTCAAGATCGCCATATGATTCCACGGGGCTTTGTTGCAAATACAAATGACCATGCAGGTGCTGTAGATTTTCAGCCACAAGACTATTTAAGAATGTCGCGTATGGGAGCGAATGTTCAAGTTATTCGACTTGAGATGGGGCGATTAAGTCGCTTCGGGAATGGTAGTTTTGAGCCAGCTTATATGGAGCGATTAAAAAGAGGCACTAAACTCGCTAGAGAAGCCGGCATAAAAACTGTCTTTAAATTAACTGTTTATGGCACGGGTGGTTTTAGTTGGGAAGCGCTTTGGCGGAATAAGAATAACGAACAAGAAATTTATATCGATGCATGGCGTCATGTTTGGGAAGCATTTAAAGACGACGAGTATGTAATAGGATATGACCTGGTCAATGAGCCTAGAAAACTCGAAATGGACATTAGTTATGATGATTTAACCAATAAGTACTTGCTGCCATTCTACGAGAAAATAATAGACGCTGCATTACCTTATAGTGATCAAAAAAAATTCCTAATTCAAACTGTATTTATGAATAAGGGAGACGCGATTAACCGTAATCAATATCACGAAATAAAACAAAAAATAAACCGTAAAAATATTGTATTTGCGCCACATATCTATCAAGAAAATATCGATTATATCGGCCCGACTATGCAGCGTTTTGATAAAGAGGCGGATATGTTAGAAGCGCCAATTTTGGTCGGGGAATGGGGCTTCCCTACTTTTGTTACCACCGACGGCTCTGTAAAGGAACAGCTTAACTATATTGAGTTTTACATTAAAACGGCGGAAATTTTCGATGAAATGGGAATAGGAGCGATAAAAGCATGGTTTCTAGGAAATCGAAGCTATCAGAATTTTTTACCTGGTGGAGAATCTACCTGGGCCATTTTTTCAGATAAACAGGCAGTAGGTACCGTTGAAAGAAAATATATCACCGACATAATCGCAAGACCTTATCCACAATTAATTGCAGGTGATATCCAAAGTTTCATGTTTCATTTTGCAACACGCACGCTTGATTTAAATATACGGACCGACAATAAACGTGGCGCTTCAAAAATATTTATAGCCGCAGACCGTCATTATCCGGATGGTTTTTCGGTGCATGTAGGTGATGATTTGATTTTGAGTAAGAGTCCTCTTGCACTTGGATTTACGGTGCATCACTCTTCGTCAAACACTGATGTAAGCAACTTTATTTGGGATGAAAGTAAACAGCAACTGGTTGTACTCGCCTGGCCTAAAGATAATGCAGAAATAAACGTAAAGGTCAGCCCCGGGATATTTGAATTTGAAGATCCTAAAGCTAAAAACAATTAA
- a CDS encoding sulfatase, whose amino-acid sequence MINRRKFILGAAVCSTATMTPFHVCSQLKKEYPNVLMLIVDDLNDWVGAMGGHPNAKTPNIDKLADKGTLFTNAHAPAPLCGPSRASIMSGLAPSTTGIYGHIRDNDIRKVNDKTAHSIFLSEYFRKHGYYTAAVGKIFHEAIADGSFDDFGGRYKGFGPSPEKNFKWDNPKTNTDWGAFPERDEQMPDYDSAHWIANKLKEQHNKPFFMACGFLRPHVPWHVPQKWFDMHPSKDLYLPPYMKDDLLDTPEIARLITDHPMMPTTKWALKNGEFRNIVQAYLASVSFVDSMVGIVLEALENSQYANNTAVVLWGDHGYHLGEKEKFAKMTLWERATRTPLIIKPPKSIGKQVSNKPVSLLDLYPTLVKMSGLPANPQNEGNDLTPLLNNPNTKWQHVAITTYGENNHAIKTERFRYIRYEDGSEELYDHQVDKEEWRNVIDEPAYQNVKIELAKRLPKVNEKWTKYSTYTSNDYFSQKTKEAGWQETAHD is encoded by the coding sequence ATGATAAACAGACGAAAATTTATACTAGGTGCAGCCGTCTGTTCAACCGCGACGATGACGCCTTTTCATGTATGTAGCCAATTAAAAAAAGAATACCCTAATGTTTTAATGCTCATTGTAGATGATTTAAATGATTGGGTTGGCGCGATGGGAGGGCACCCCAATGCCAAAACTCCTAACATAGATAAATTGGCTGACAAAGGAACTTTGTTTACCAATGCACATGCCCCAGCGCCATTATGTGGTCCATCTCGTGCCAGTATTATGAGTGGTCTTGCGCCTTCAACAACGGGTATTTACGGTCATATACGTGATAACGATATTCGTAAAGTGAATGACAAAACAGCTCATTCCATTTTTTTAAGTGAATATTTTAGAAAGCATGGTTATTACACGGCCGCGGTTGGTAAGATCTTTCATGAAGCAATTGCAGATGGCAGCTTCGATGATTTTGGTGGACGCTACAAAGGCTTTGGGCCATCACCAGAGAAGAACTTTAAGTGGGATAATCCGAAAACCAACACTGATTGGGGGGCTTTCCCTGAGCGTGATGAGCAAATGCCAGATTATGACTCTGCCCATTGGATCGCTAATAAACTAAAAGAACAACACAACAAACCCTTTTTTATGGCATGTGGATTTTTGCGCCCTCATGTTCCTTGGCATGTGCCTCAAAAATGGTTCGATATGCATCCGTCAAAAGACTTATATCTTCCGCCTTATATGAAAGATGACCTCTTAGACACGCCAGAGATAGCTCGCTTAATTACTGACCATCCAATGATGCCAACCACTAAGTGGGCTTTAAAGAATGGCGAATTCCGAAATATTGTACAGGCCTATTTAGCCAGTGTGTCGTTTGTTGATTCTATGGTTGGTATTGTTTTGGAGGCTTTAGAAAACAGCCAATATGCCAATAATACAGCTGTCGTGTTGTGGGGTGATCATGGTTATCATTTAGGTGAAAAAGAAAAATTTGCGAAAATGACTTTATGGGAGCGCGCAACCCGCACTCCGCTAATTATTAAGCCGCCAAAATCAATCGGTAAACAAGTCAGCAACAAACCCGTTAGCCTATTAGATTTATATCCAACTTTAGTAAAAATGAGTGGCTTGCCAGCTAATCCGCAAAATGAAGGCAATGATTTAACTCCCTTACTGAACAATCCAAATACAAAGTGGCAGCATGTCGCAATCACCACTTACGGTGAAAATAACCATGCAATTAAAACCGAACGTTTTCGTTATATTCGTTACGAAGATGGCTCAGAAGAGCTTTATGATCATCAAGTAGATAAAGAAGAATGGCGTAATGTCATTGATGAACCGGCGTATCAAAATGTAAAGATCGAACTTGCCAAACGATTACCCAAAGTTAATGAAAAGTGGACTAAGTACTCAACCTATACAAGTAATGACTATTTTAGCCAGAAGACCAAAGAAGCAGGCTGGCAAGAAACCGCTCATGATTAA
- a CDS encoding YgjV family protein, whose amino-acid sequence MDTHIVGQLIGGISFLLAILAYYQKKDVTLKALLAMFFLVHASHFYLLDATVPALLCLLSMVRSIVAIYTRSYTTAFAFIFITIVVGLYNYQSYLDFLVILANVIGVYSLFCLHGVNMRLGIIAGASLWLINNMLIGSIGGTLMEVFVITTNITTIHRIKNSKLA is encoded by the coding sequence TTGGACACGCATATAGTAGGACAACTAATTGGCGGGATAAGCTTTCTGTTAGCAATCCTTGCTTATTATCAGAAAAAAGATGTTACGTTAAAAGCATTATTAGCGATGTTCTTTTTGGTACATGCTTCCCACTTTTATTTATTGGACGCTACAGTTCCTGCGCTCCTTTGTTTACTGAGCATGGTAAGATCTATTGTTGCAATTTATACCCGCTCTTATACCACTGCATTCGCATTTATTTTTATTACGATAGTCGTTGGTTTATACAACTATCAATCTTATTTGGATTTTCTTGTCATACTAGCTAATGTGATTGGCGTATATTCTTTGTTCTGTTTGCATGGTGTAAATATGCGATTAGGCATCATAGCAGGCGCATCTCTGTGGCTAATCAATAATATGTTGATTGGTAGTATCGGTGGTACCTTGATGGAGGTTTTTGTGATAACAACAAACATTACAACAATACATAGAATCAAAAACTCTAAGCTAGCGTAG
- a CDS encoding BNR repeat-containing protein — MNALIPFKTLRTAFLICLLLIINAFKSHASDEVIHSEAIDTVWSAHRIKPFLLTRGEHQFVAYFDANRQMTVAHRMLGKPWRFYKVDSYLGWDSHNYVTMELDKSGHLHVMGNMHGDPIEYFRTSKPFQVRSLQRINVMVDRVVEERMTYPIFLLNKEGELIVKYRDGGSGNGNEIYNIYDTESKKWSKLHQNQFLDGEGKMSGYFEGPVRGPDGDFHLIWVWRNTPNAATNHSLSYAKSKDLISWTDSNDESLALPITLDKTEIIAPVPPFGGMINGNVKIGFDQNQNPIVTYHKYDEKGNTQIYVTRKQGREWKSQQISSWTDFRWEFGGSGSLGKFLIEPFAAEVLDENLLAVKVRKNDDIFRFILDSKTLNTIRVEKSHMHPPQIDGISQASNRLLENSTSLPLEQHVFEGKGDGSPSGGSYYLSWISQPGNRDRAHVIISAPSVLMLHETK, encoded by the coding sequence ATGAACGCATTAATTCCTTTCAAGACTCTTCGAACTGCATTTTTGATTTGCCTATTACTAATAATCAATGCATTTAAATCCCACGCATCTGATGAGGTAATACATTCTGAAGCCATAGATACAGTATGGTCTGCACACCGAATTAAACCCTTTCTATTGACTCGAGGTGAGCATCAATTTGTTGCGTATTTTGACGCAAATCGGCAAATGACGGTAGCCCATCGAATGCTCGGGAAACCCTGGCGATTCTACAAAGTAGATAGTTATTTAGGTTGGGATAGCCATAACTACGTTACGATGGAATTAGACAAGTCGGGTCATTTGCATGTAATGGGAAATATGCATGGTGACCCAATCGAATATTTTCGAACCTCAAAACCTTTTCAAGTGAGAAGTTTGCAACGTATCAACGTAATGGTAGATAGAGTTGTAGAGGAGCGCATGACTTACCCTATTTTTTTGCTAAACAAGGAAGGCGAACTAATTGTTAAATATCGAGATGGCGGAAGTGGTAATGGTAACGAAATTTACAATATATATGATACTGAATCGAAAAAATGGTCAAAGCTTCATCAAAACCAATTTTTAGATGGTGAAGGTAAAATGAGCGGTTATTTCGAGGGCCCAGTTAGAGGACCAGACGGTGACTTTCATCTAATTTGGGTGTGGCGAAATACACCTAATGCTGCAACAAATCACAGTTTATCTTACGCGAAAAGCAAAGACTTAATTAGCTGGACTGATTCAAATGATGAATCCTTAGCATTACCAATAACGCTTGATAAGACCGAAATAATAGCGCCGGTTCCACCATTCGGCGGAATGATCAACGGAAACGTAAAAATCGGTTTTGACCAGAACCAAAACCCTATTGTGACTTACCATAAATACGATGAAAAAGGTAATACTCAAATTTACGTAACACGTAAACAGGGGAGGGAATGGAAAAGCCAACAAATAAGCAGTTGGACAGATTTTCGTTGGGAGTTTGGGGGCTCAGGATCACTCGGCAAGTTCTTAATCGAACCTTTTGCTGCAGAAGTGTTAGATGAAAATTTACTTGCCGTGAAAGTTCGCAAAAATGACGATATATTCCGATTTATTTTAGATAGCAAAACCCTTAATACTATTCGCGTTGAAAAGTCGCATATGCATCCACCTCAGATAGATGGAATTAGCCAAGCTTCTAATCGCTTACTTGAAAACTCAACAAGTCTTCCACTGGAACAACACGTTTTTGAAGGTAAGGGCGATGGAAGCCCGTCTGGCGGAAGTTATTATTTGTCTTGGATTAGTCAGCCAGGAAATAGAGACCGTGCGCACGTAATCATATCAGCTCCAAGTGTTTTGATGCTTCATGAGACCAAATAA
- a CDS encoding RpiB/LacA/LacB family sugar-phosphate isomerase, with product MKIALLMENSQAGKNPVVLNELKTVADPLGHEVFNVGMDSENDHHLTYIHLGIMASLLINSKAVDFVVAGCGTGQGAMMSLNLHPGVYCGYCLDPSDAFLFNQINNGNALALAFAKGFGWGAELNLRYMFEKALTGERGAGYPKERKEPQVKNAGILAEVKAAVLKSDFLETLKSIDQSLMKTAVSGERFQKCFFENCKKQELSDYVKSLIN from the coding sequence ATGAAAATTGCGTTATTGATGGAAAATAGTCAAGCAGGTAAAAACCCTGTTGTTTTAAACGAGTTAAAAACAGTAGCTGATCCTTTGGGGCATGAAGTATTCAACGTGGGTATGGATAGCGAAAATGACCACCACCTTACCTATATTCACTTAGGAATAATGGCAAGTCTATTAATTAATTCAAAAGCTGTCGACTTTGTAGTCGCGGGTTGTGGCACCGGTCAAGGTGCGATGATGTCGCTTAACTTACATCCAGGTGTTTATTGCGGTTACTGTTTAGATCCATCAGATGCTTTCCTATTTAATCAAATCAATAATGGTAACGCCCTTGCGCTTGCTTTTGCTAAAGGATTTGGTTGGGGGGCAGAACTGAACTTACGTTATATGTTTGAAAAGGCGCTAACAGGTGAACGTGGAGCTGGTTATCCAAAAGAAAGAAAAGAACCGCAAGTGAAAAATGCTGGGATTCTAGCAGAAGTGAAAGCCGCTGTTTTAAAATCTGACTTTTTAGAAACACTTAAAAGTATTGACCAGTCATTAATGAAAACAGCTGTTTCGGGTGAACGTTTTCAGAAATGCTTTTTCGAGAACTGTAAAAAGCAAGAATTATCTGACTACGTAAAATCACTTATTAATTAA
- a CDS encoding glycosyl hydrolase family 28-related protein, which yields MKVYINKISPMIMATVLLIFSNIVTAQTIPEILNNSEHFLPDFSYAGYKFGMEEIPNTTPVVIHVTDYGAIADDELDDTHAIIKAIEAANNIESPVTVRFPKGKFIITEIIEITRSDFVLQGAGRGDSGTILYFPRPLKMVDDGGRLNEIREYLVKNNKRQIEKKHNLNVLYSEYSWTAGFIWVGEKNRLGFNYLDEYSEKPPVSLSAGLEGQQGQREIRVEDGKQFKVGQRIQVLWHNRQGKDGALIKSLYKDTKVKIGSRHWTRSEYPLVQQRTVIEHVNGNLITIADTLLHNINSTLPTNIAAWSPLENIGIEDFKFEFPNAPYFGHHVEQGYNGIYLVGLADSWARNIRFINADSAVITYDSANLTISDIVTSGKRQAHYAVHMGNVHNVLAQNIQIFNPVTHSLTFNTQSTRCVYKDSEVFVQPNLDQHAGANHQNLFDNITMHINAIPGEKHASYPVYDGSGAGYWQPGHGRFNTTWNLKIVVESGAPGMQTLHVEGLEEGPDARIVGLSGNRPITLEYVPTPYVESLNKRIDSIPSLYTFQLTQRKKRK from the coding sequence ATGAAAGTTTATATTAATAAGATTTCGCCAATGATTATGGCGACTGTGTTACTTATCTTTTCAAATATAGTAACCGCTCAGACTATTCCTGAAATATTGAATAACTCTGAACATTTTTTACCTGATTTTTCTTATGCTGGTTATAAATTTGGTATGGAAGAAATTCCAAACACCACACCAGTGGTAATCCATGTTACTGACTATGGAGCGATAGCAGACGACGAATTGGACGATACCCACGCAATAATAAAGGCCATTGAGGCAGCAAATAATATTGAGAGCCCAGTAACCGTGCGGTTCCCTAAAGGAAAATTTATCATCACTGAAATTATCGAAATAACGCGTAGTGACTTTGTATTACAAGGAGCTGGGCGAGGAGATTCTGGAACCATTCTTTATTTTCCAAGACCTCTAAAAATGGTAGATGATGGCGGTAGACTGAATGAAATTCGAGAATACCTTGTCAAAAATAACAAACGTCAAATCGAAAAAAAACATAACCTCAACGTATTATATTCAGAATATTCATGGACAGCTGGCTTCATTTGGGTGGGTGAAAAAAACAGATTAGGATTCAACTATTTAGACGAGTATAGTGAAAAACCACCGGTTTCATTGTCGGCTGGACTTGAAGGACAACAAGGACAACGCGAAATAAGAGTAGAAGACGGTAAACAATTTAAGGTTGGACAACGTATTCAAGTCCTTTGGCATAACCGTCAAGGTAAAGATGGCGCGCTTATTAAGTCTTTATACAAAGATACAAAAGTTAAAATTGGCTCTCGTCATTGGACGAGGTCAGAATATCCGCTGGTACAGCAGCGAACTGTTATCGAACACGTAAATGGAAACTTAATTACTATAGCCGATACCTTGTTACACAATATCAACTCAACATTACCCACAAATATAGCTGCTTGGTCACCACTTGAAAATATTGGGATTGAAGATTTTAAATTTGAATTTCCGAATGCGCCGTATTTTGGCCATCATGTTGAACAAGGATACAACGGCATATATTTAGTAGGGTTAGCTGACAGTTGGGCACGTAATATACGCTTTATTAATGCCGATAGTGCGGTTATAACCTACGATAGTGCTAATTTAACGATCAGTGATATAGTTACTTCAGGAAAGCGCCAAGCTCACTATGCTGTGCATATGGGTAACGTACATAATGTTCTCGCCCAAAACATTCAAATATTTAATCCGGTAACTCACTCGTTAACCTTTAATACGCAATCTACACGTTGTGTATATAAGGATTCTGAGGTATTTGTACAACCAAATTTAGATCAACATGCCGGTGCTAACCACCAGAACTTGTTTGATAATATTACGATGCATATCAATGCTATTCCCGGAGAAAAGCATGCATCATATCCAGTATATGATGGTTCTGGTGCAGGATACTGGCAACCTGGACATGGTAGGTTTAATACCACGTGGAACCTTAAAATTGTGGTTGAAAGTGGTGCGCCTGGCATGCAAACACTGCATGTTGAAGGATTAGAAGAAGGTCCTGATGCTCGAATAGTGGGTCTTTCCGGTAATCGGCCAATTACCCTTGAATATGTGCCAACGCCCTATGTAGAAAGTTTAAATAAACGCATCGACTCTATCCCCTCGCTATATACTTTTCAGCTTACACAGCGAAAAAAGAGAAAGTAA
- a CDS encoding NAD(P) transhydrogenase subunit alpha: protein MSTVVFVKEQVDNEKRCSCLPSNVKAFVKLGMNVCVESGIGEKLHISDAEYAEVGAKVETDRARLFNDADFILSIHPLMKEELELSKTSACCISFLDPFNALDHITWLQKSGRSALSMELIPRSSRCQKMDALSSQASLAGYVMVAQAMFALPKVFPMMMTPSGTIKPTKVFVIGAGVAGLQAIATAKRLGASVIAYDTRETVAEQVRSLGAKFLEIDLGETGQNEQGYANALSQQQIELQQKAQADCIKDADVVITTAQLFGRKPPLLIKKDVIRQMRAGSVIVDMAAESGGNVEGTVAGENVVYEGVTIIGMGNWSSNVAFHASQMYANNLQALLMEFWNEEEKRPVLDLSDEILQTALITHKGQLINPSIKALLTQECN, encoded by the coding sequence ATGAGCACGGTAGTGTTTGTTAAAGAACAGGTAGATAACGAGAAGCGATGTAGTTGTTTACCCAGTAATGTTAAAGCGTTTGTAAAGCTCGGTATGAATGTTTGTGTTGAGAGCGGAATTGGTGAAAAACTCCATATTTCTGATGCTGAATACGCTGAGGTTGGAGCAAAAGTTGAGACTGATAGAGCACGGCTTTTTAACGATGCTGATTTTATACTTTCGATACATCCTTTAATGAAGGAAGAGTTGGAGCTAAGTAAAACTAGTGCATGCTGTATTAGCTTTCTAGATCCCTTTAACGCCTTGGATCATATCACTTGGCTACAAAAATCGGGACGCTCAGCGCTGAGTATGGAGCTTATACCTAGAAGTAGTCGGTGTCAGAAAATGGATGCATTGAGCTCACAAGCCAGTTTAGCTGGTTATGTAATGGTTGCCCAAGCAATGTTTGCTTTACCTAAAGTCTTTCCTATGATGATGACACCCTCAGGCACGATTAAACCTACAAAAGTATTTGTTATTGGCGCTGGAGTTGCAGGCTTACAAGCCATTGCTACAGCAAAAAGATTGGGTGCGTCTGTTATTGCTTATGATACTCGTGAAACTGTTGCAGAACAGGTTCGTTCATTAGGTGCCAAATTTCTAGAAATAGATTTAGGTGAAACTGGCCAGAACGAACAAGGTTATGCAAATGCCCTAAGCCAACAGCAGATTGAATTACAACAAAAAGCACAAGCCGACTGCATTAAAGACGCCGATGTCGTTATCACTACCGCACAGCTATTTGGACGAAAACCGCCTTTACTAATTAAAAAAGACGTTATTCGTCAAATGAGAGCCGGTAGTGTCATTGTTGATATGGCTGCGGAATCTGGCGGAAACGTTGAGGGAACTGTCGCAGGAGAAAACGTTGTTTATGAGGGGGTTACTATAATTGGTATGGGGAACTGGAGTAGCAACGTAGCCTTCCATGCGAGTCAAATGTATGCCAATAACTTACAAGCGCTATTGATGGAATTCTGGAACGAGGAGGAAAAACGGCCAGTACTCGACTTAAGTGATGAGATTCTGCAAACAGCACTAATCACTCATAAAGGCCAATTAATTAATCCAAGTATAAAAGCCTTACTTACACAGGAGTGCAACTAA